CGGCGATGCCTTGTCCGCCGCCGATGCACATGGTGGCCAGGCCATGGCGGCCGCCGCTGCGATGCAGCTCGTGGATCAATTTGGCGGCGATGATTGCGCCGGTCGCGCCCACCGGATGGCCGAGCGAAATGCCGCTGCCATTGGGATTGACCCGTGCCGGGTCGAGGTCCAGTTCCCTTGCCACGGCGCAGGCCTGCGCGGCGAAGGCTTCATTGGCCTCAATCACGTCGATGTCTTTTGTCTTTAGACCGGCACGTTTCAGTGCAATGCGGCTGGCGGGCACCGGGCCGATGCCCATCAGCGACGGCGGCACACCCGCATGGCCATAGGAGACAAGCCGCGCCAGCGGCGTCAGGCCCTTCCGTTTCACCATGGCCTCGCTGGCGAGGATCAGCGCGGCGGCGCCGTCATTGATGCCGGACGCATTGCCGGCGGTCACCGTGCCCTTCTCCTTCCGGAAGATCGGTTTCAGGCTGGCAAGGCTTTCGGGGCTGGCATCATGACGGACATGTTCGTCGATATCGAACAGCGCGGGCTTGCGCTTCACCATCAACTCTATGGGCAGGATTTGTTCGCGAAAACGACCCTCGGCAATGGCGGCGGCGGCGCGCTGTTGGCTGGTGAGCGCCAGCGCATCCTGTTCCTCGCGCGAGATGCCGTAGCGGTTGGCAACATTTTCCGCCGTAATGCCCATCAGCACCTTGTCGAAGGGATCGGTCAGCGCGCCGTTCAGCCCGTCCACTAATGCGCAATCGCCCATTTTCTGTCCCCAGCGCACCGCCGGGGCGAAGAAGGCGGCGCGGCTCATCACTTCCGTGCCGCCGGCCAACGCCGCTTCATAATCGCCGAGCATCAGGCCCTGCGCAGCCGAGACAATCGCTTGTAGACCGGAACCGCACAGCCGGTTGACGGTGAGTGCGGGCGCATTTTCGGGAACGCCCGCGTGCATCGCCGCCACTCGCGCGACATAGGCATCCGCGGGTTCGGTCGGGATCACCTGACCGAAGATGCTATGGCCGATGGCGCCGGCTTCCAGCCCGCTGCGCCGGATCGCTTCGGCGGCGACAA
This window of the Sphingobium sp. EM0848 genome carries:
- the bktB gene encoding beta-ketothiolase BktB; translated protein: MTGVYIVSAVRTAIGTFGGSLSGFRPAELGGLVAAEAIRRSGLEAGAIGHSIFGQVIPTEPADAYVARVAAMHAGVPENAPALTVNRLCGSGLQAIVSAAQGLMLGDYEAALAGGTEVMSRAAFFAPAVRWGQKMGDCALVDGLNGALTDPFDKVLMGITAENVANRYGISREEQDALALTSQQRAAAAIAEGRFREQILPIELMVKRKPALFDIDEHVRHDASPESLASLKPIFRKEKGTVTAGNASGINDGAAALILASEAMVKRKGLTPLARLVSYGHAGVPPSLMGIGPVPASRIALKRAGLKTKDIDVIEANEAFAAQACAVARELDLDPARVNPNGSGISLGHPVGATGAIIAAKLIHELHRSGGRHGLATMCIGGGQGIAAIFERL